The window GTAGGGTCTGCAGTGCGGCTAAATTCGCCAGCGCCCGCGGGTGAATATCGTGGTACAGAATAATACCGCGACGCCACAATAACATCAGGGTTATTACCCGGTCTTCAACGTCTTTATCGCTTAGTTTACGGTTCCAGTCCTGGCTGTCGATATTCCACAGCATCACGCCTTCACCTGCCTGCTTTAGTGCCGCGGTCAGAGCTTCGCTGCGCTGGCCGTAAGGCGGACGGAACCAGTAAGGGCCCGGCTGGTAATCATTCAGACGGCTGCGCGTGGTGCTGATGGAGTCGGCCCAGCCGTCCCATTTCTGGTGGCTTTTATGGACTTCGCCGTGGGAGCCCAGACACTGGCTGGCGTAAAAATCTTCAGGTGCTTTCTGCTGTTTAATGCGTTCGCCCAGGGCGAAAAACTGTGCATGCATACCGGCATTTTCCAGTGCTTTAACCAGCTGCTCAGTACCGTTTACTTTAACGCCATCCTTTAAGCGGTCGGGTGCCGGGCCATCATCATAGCTCAGCAGAAACTGCCGGTCGGGTAATTCAAAACCATCCACTTCGTGCTGATTAAAGGTGTGAATTTCACTGGTAATACGCGGGAACAGTGCCGCCAGACGCACCTGCTCATACAGGTAACGTAAGTGAAATGCTTCACTGGCTTTGGCCCAATTCTGATACTTCCCGGTAACGGGCCGTTGGCTGACGGCGGTTAATGCCGCCCAGCTGGCGGACGCGGCACACTGACCACAGGCCTGTGCGTAGTTAGCCTGCAGCCGCTGCCGGGTTTTCTCCAGCCAGCGCTGCACGCTGGCGGCATCGGGCTTATCGACGGCGGTGAAGGCTTTGATGTCGGCTTCGTTGTTCAGCGGCGTGGCTTCCAGCAAGCGGGCGAAGGTCAGAATTTCGGCGGCGGAGGCACGGTCAAACGCCACGGCGCTGGTTAACGGTTGTGGCCACAGGCTGCGCTCCAGCGTGGCGACTTTAGCGGGGCCTGCGGCCTGAGTGAGCGGGCTGATGATCAGGCCCAGTAACAGCGGGAAAATGAAACGCATGGAATATCCTTTGACGATGCGGAGTAACTTTGGATAAAGGGAATAAAAAACCCCGCTGACGCGGGGTATTTTTAATCGTACTGCTTATTGCTGGTTCAGTTTTTCCTGCATCCGTGTGATGCCACTGTCGTAAGCGCTGTGCTCACGCAGCGACTTGGCTTTGCGGAAGTTGTCCAGCGCATCCTGCCAGCGGCCACTGGCTTCATAAATACGGGCAATGTTGTAGTAACTGCTGGCCTGTACCCGATCTTTATTTTTACCGGATGCCAGTTCAATCGCTTTGCGGTTAGCCCACAGTGCTTCGGCGGTACGGTCCAGCTTCTGATAGGTCAGACCCAGGTTGCTGTAGGCCTGGCCAAAGCTTGGGTAAAGGTTAACGGCATCCTGGAAGGCGTACATAGCTTCTTCCAGTTTCTTCTCGCCATAGAGTTTTTCGCCACGGGTATTAATCCGCTTGGCTTCTTTTTTGATGGCGTCGGTGATCAGTGAGTGGCTCTCGAAGGATTCCGCGCTGATCAGGCTGTTCAGGTGCGAGGCCAGACCTTCACGGTTCAGGCTCAGGTACTGATCAATATCGTGGAAGGCGCCGTTTTCATCGATGCCGAACACCACCCAGCTGGAGGCGGTCTGCTGTGGTTTTACGTTATAGGTACGGATCAGCGTCTGGCCAACATAAACCTGCACGCGGGCGCTGCTGTTACCCAGTGCGGCGGAGGTTTTGCTGTTGCGGTTGGTGTAATCGTGCACGGCGTAAACGTAGCGTTCGCCGTCGTGCTTCTGTTCGATGGTGATGGTTTCCGGACCGTAGCTGTCGGTGTCATCCACATCCAGATTGGCATCACGGCCCTGTTTCTTCACGTAGTACACGTGATTCGCCGGGTAGGTCAGGTGAGAGTCCAGATCGGATGGTGTGCTACCCCAGGTCAGTACCACGCGCAGACCATCGAGGTTCTGCATTACCGGTGACAGGGCGTAGGTAAAGCCATCACACGGGCACTTCACAACCAGTGTGGAGTAACCGGCCTTGTCAATAATCATGGTGGTATCGTTATCGTCGGCCAGAGTGCTGCTGGCGCTGGCGATACCGTTGGCCGTCGATGTGGTGCGTACCGAGCTTTCACCGTTGCGCTGCCAGGTGATTTTGGCATCGGCGATTTTTTCGTCTTTAACCACGGCGCTCAGCACTTTGATTTCCAGTGCAGCAGCAGGCAAAGCCAGTGAGGTTGCCAGCAGCAGGCTGCTGAGGCGTAAGCAGGATTTGAACATGGGGTCTTCCTTTATTAACAGTCCTGGAATTGTCACTTCGGCTCGCTCCGGGTTGAGCCGAATGAAGACCGCAGATTCTAGCTGCAACCTCTATCAATAACTACCTTGGCGATAAGGACCCGTTCACACTATCTGAATCCGGCTTGCTGAACGTCAGTTTTCAGGGCAGGCCAGTAGTCACCATGCTCCTGTCTCAGAGGACTTTGTACCCATCGCTCCCGCAGCGGGAAGAACCAGATGCTGCGCGCGCAGGACTAGGGCCGGCGGTTGCTTGCTGCTATAATCGCGCCCCAAATTTTTTTATCGCCCGCAGAGCCGGTTCAGCGCGTAAGCCTTACACGCTGAGCCGGCTCTGCGGGCGCATCAGCTACTGGATATTGTGAGTGGGGTTATCATGACTGTATTGAAAATGGCCGATCTGGATCTGAGCGGTAAGCGCGTTCTGATCCGTGAAGACCTGAACGTTCCGGTTAAGAATGGCAAGGTCACATCCGATGCGCGTATCCGTGCGTCGCTGCCAACCATTCAGCTGGCTTTGGATGCCGGTGCCAAGGTGATTGTTATGTCCCACCTGGGTCGTCCGGAAGAAGGCGTGTACGACGAAGAATCGTCCATCAAGCCGGTTGCTGCCCACCTGGCTGGCCTGCTTGGCCGTGATGTTAACGTCATTAAAGATTTCCGCGAAGGCGTTGAAGTCGCCGCTGGCGAAGTGGTGCTGCTGGAAAACGTGCGCTTTAACAAAGGCGAGAAAAAAGACGCCGACGAACTGGCGCAGGCGTATGCAGCGCTGTGTGATGTGTTCGTGATGGATGCCTTTGGTACCGCTCACCGCGCTCAGGCGTCTACTCACGGTGTGGCCAAGTTTGCGCCGGTTGCCTGTGCCGGCCCGTTGCTGGCGGCTGAACTGGACGCACTGGGCAAAGCCCTGGCGACTCCGGCGCGTCCGCTGGTGGCCATCGTTGGTGGTTCAAAAGTGTCGACCAAACTGGAAGTGCTGGAAAGCCTGTCCGATATCTGTGATCAGATCATCGTTGGTGGTGGTATCGCCAATACTTTCCTGGCCGCAGCGGGCAAGCCGGTGGGCAAATCCCTGTGTGAAGAAGACCTGATTCCGGCAGCGAAAAAGCTGATGGAAAAAGTCTCTATTCCGCTGCCAACCGACGTGGTGTGCGGTAAAGAATTCTCCGAATCAGCAGCCGCGACACTGAAAAGCGCCGATGCGGTAGAAGCCGACGATATGATCTTCGATATCGGTCCGGATTCCGCCAAAGCACTGGCCGAACAACTGAAGAGCGCCAAAACCATTATCTGGAACGGCCCGGTGGGCGTGTTCGAATTCGACCAGTTCGGTGAAGGCACCAAAGCCCTGTCACTGGCGATTGCCGAATCTGATGCCTTCTCTATTGCCGGCGGTGGTGACACTCTGGCCGCTGTTGATAAATATGAAATTGCCGATAAAGTGTCTTACATCTCGACCGGTGGCGGCGCTTTCCTGGAGTTCGTAGAAGGCAAAGTACTGCCTGCGGTTGCGATTCTGGAAGAACGCGCCAAGTAAGTCAGATCAGGGCTGCCATGGGCAGCCCTGTTTCATTTTCACATTCATATATTCAGGGAAGAGTATGCGCAGCATTCTTTTATGCCTCTTATTGGTTATGGGAGCTGGTGTTGTGGCCGGCTGTGCCCAGCAACCTGCCAAAAAAGTAACCAGCGAGGCTGGTAACAACCTTCATCAGGCGGTTTTGTCTGATTCAAAAGCCATTTTCTCAGCCTTAATCGATGGTGCTGATGAAACCCGTCTCAGCCGTCGGCCGGTGGCTTGTCCAAATGGCCGGGATCGTGCGTCTGCCGGTATCACTGCCCGTGATCTGGCAAAAATCTGTGGGCTGAACGATGCCCTGGAAGCCTTCGCGGTTTACGACCGGGATGTTCTGAGCTGGCAGGCCGTACACCGTGCCAATGAGCCCGCTGATTATCAGGCGTTTCTG of the Thalassolituus hydrocarboniclasticus genome contains:
- a CDS encoding phosphoglycerate kinase, which encodes MTVLKMADLDLSGKRVLIREDLNVPVKNGKVTSDARIRASLPTIQLALDAGAKVIVMSHLGRPEEGVYDEESSIKPVAAHLAGLLGRDVNVIKDFREGVEVAAGEVVLLENVRFNKGEKKDADELAQAYAALCDVFVMDAFGTAHRAQASTHGVAKFAPVACAGPLLAAELDALGKALATPARPLVAIVGGSKVSTKLEVLESLSDICDQIIVGGGIANTFLAAAGKPVGKSLCEEDLIPAAKKLMEKVSIPLPTDVVCGKEFSESAAATLKSADAVEADDMIFDIGPDSAKALAEQLKSAKTIIWNGPVGVFEFDQFGEGTKALSLAIAESDAFSIAGGGDTLAAVDKYEIADKVSYISTGGGAFLEFVEGKVLPAVAILEERAK
- a CDS encoding YfaP family protein, with the protein product MFKSCLRLSSLLLATSLALPAAALEIKVLSAVVKDEKIADAKITWQRNGESSVRTTSTANGIASASSTLADDNDTTMIIDKAGYSTLVVKCPCDGFTYALSPVMQNLDGLRVVLTWGSTPSDLDSHLTYPANHVYYVKKQGRDANLDVDDTDSYGPETITIEQKHDGERYVYAVHDYTNRNSKTSAALGNSSARVQVYVGQTLIRTYNVKPQQTASSWVVFGIDENGAFHDIDQYLSLNREGLASHLNSLISAESFESHSLITDAIKKEAKRINTRGEKLYGEKKLEEAMYAFQDAVNLYPSFGQAYSNLGLTYQKLDRTAEALWANRKAIELASGKNKDRVQASSYYNIARIYEASGRWQDALDNFRKAKSLREHSAYDSGITRMQEKLNQQ
- a CDS encoding polysaccharide deacetylase family protein; this translates as MRFIFPLLLGLIISPLTQAAGPAKVATLERSLWPQPLTSAVAFDRASAAEILTFARLLEATPLNNEADIKAFTAVDKPDAASVQRWLEKTRQRLQANYAQACGQCAASASWAALTAVSQRPVTGKYQNWAKASEAFHLRYLYEQVRLAALFPRITSEIHTFNQHEVDGFELPDRQFLLSYDDGPAPDRLKDGVKVNGTEQLVKALENAGMHAQFFALGERIKQQKAPEDFYASQCLGSHGEVHKSHQKWDGWADSISTTRSRLNDYQPGPYWFRPPYGQRSEALTAALKQAGEGVMLWNIDSQDWNRKLSDKDVEDRVITLMLLWRRGIILYHDIHPRALANLAALQTLQQQAGLNWRDCRSLQPTAINL